Below is a window of Rodentibacter sp. JRC1 DNA.
CTTTACCTGTCGTGGTATTCGCATTCACATCACCGGTTTTCACTGCCACCGTGCCGTTGGTCACGTTGGTTGTGCTGTTATCGCCTTTGATGATATTCGAAGTGTTCGCCACTAATTTACCGTCTACCACGCTGATAGTTGCGTTATCAACATTCACGTTGTATTTCACCACGCTCACTTTGCCGTCATCATCGGTTGTGATGTTTGCCGTGGTTGCCGTGCCGTTGACAAAGTTCACCGTGTCATACGGTTTCACGAAGTCTTTCGCCGCACCGTTTTCTTGTAAGTTCCAACCTGAATTGAGGATGTCGCCTACGGTTGCTGCGTTAGTGACGTTCAAGCCGCTCGGCAAGTCTTGAGATGTGGTTACATCTTTATTTTCAGTGTTGTACTCATCTTTATTGTATGTCGGCGGTAAAGTGCTATTTAAACCGCTAATCGTACCGTTGGTGATGGTGGTGTTACCTACGGTGATATTATTCGCCGTGATGTTATTCAGGCTGATATTTTCTGATAAACCGTAAGTGATGTTCGCTCCGTCTTGGCTGATTTCGAGGTTTTTACCCGCTTTATACGTGATGGTATCACCCGCTTTCACTTGAACATCTTTATGACCGCCGCTGGTGACTTGGTCATTGTTCTTCGCTGTTGTGATGTTAAATGATGAATTATTCACCAAGTTCGCCACTTCCGTTGCGTTCAAGAAGGAATCACCGTTAGTCACTGAAACCGTACCGTTCGGGTTCACCGTGCCGTTTGTGGTGTTAACATCAAAGGCAACGTTTAACGTACCATTGTTGATGGTCACATTCGGGGTTGTTCCCGTGCCGTTTACGTAGTTGACGTTGTTTACCGTGCTTTGGTTTGCAGGTTCGCCGTTCGTGCCGTTAGTCACGGTTTGGTTGTTCACGGTGTAATTCACTTCTTTACCGGTTACGGTGATGTCGTAAATACCTGTTGTTGCATTCGCCGCACCCGTTACGTTCACGCCGTTTTTACCGATAAAGTTTACGGTATTGGCATTACGTACCGCCGCAGAATAGTTGTTACCGTCCGCTCTTACCACCCAGCCGTAGTCTTTCAAATCGCCCACGGTTACGACCGCACTTGGATCCGTCGCATTGGTTAAGTCGATAAATTTATTTTGGTTATCGCCTGTGTTGCTGTCTGATGTGGTTGGAATCGTAATGTTATTCAACGCCGTGCTGACATTGGTGATCTTATCACCGCCGACATCTAAACCTTTATCCGTTGAGCTGATATTGGTTGTCGGTGCTGTCGGATCAGACACGTTACCTACTGTCAATGTCGTGGTGTTCACGTGGTTGAATGTGACGTTTTCAGCGGTTGCAAAGGCAATTCTGCCGCCGGTTTGGTTCACCACCAAGTTTTTACCTGCTACAAACTCCAGCGTATCACCGGCTTTCACTTGGGTTGTGCCGTTAGTTGCCGTTACCGCTTCATCCGTGTTGGTCGCGTTTACGGTGTGGAACACGTTATTAATGGTGTTCGCTACATCGGTTACCGTTGCAATCGTGCCGTTAGTCACGTTCGATTCCGCTTTACCTGTCGTGGTATTCGCATTCACATCACCGGTTTTCACCGCCACCGTGCCGTTGGTCACGTTGGTTGTGCTGTTATCGCCTTTGATGATATTCGAAGTGTTCGCCACTAATTTACCGTCTACCACGCTGATAGTTGCGTTATCAACATTCACGTTGTAGGTAACGTTGCTGACCGTGCCGTTCGCATCTGTCTCAATCACCGCTGTGGTTGCCGTGCCGTTATTAAAGTTCACCGTGTCATACGGTTTCACGAAGTCTTTCGCCGCACCGTTTTCTTGTAAGTTCCAACCTGAATTGAGGATGTCGCCTACGGTCGCTGCGTTAGTGACGTTTAAATTTGTCGGTAAACTTTGTTCTTTGGTTACATCTTTACCTTCGGTGTTGTACACATCTTTATTGTACGTATCCGGTAAGTTGCTATTTAAACCGCTAATCGTACCGTTGGTGATGGTGGTGTTACCTACGGTGATGTTATTTGCCGTGATGTTATTCAGGCTGATATTTTCTGATAAACCGTAAGTGATGTTCGCTCCGTCTTGGTTGATTTCGAGGTTTTTACCCGCTTTATACGTGATGGTATCACCCGCTTTCACTTGAACATCTTTATGACCTTCGGATTTGACTTGGTCATTGTTCTTCGCTGTTGTGATGTTAAATGATGAATTATTCACCAAGTTCGCCACTTCCGTTGCGTTCAAGAAGGAATCACCGTTAGTCACTGAAACCGTACCGTTCGGGTTCACCGTGCCGTTTGTGGTGTTAACATCAAAGGCAACGTTTAACGTACCATTGTTGATGGTCACATTCGGGGTTGTTCCCGTACCGTTTACGTAGTTGACGTTGTTTACCGTGCTTTGGTTTGCAGGTTCGCCGTTCGTGCCGTTAGTCACGGTTTGGTTGTTCACGGTGTAATTCACTTCTTTACCGGTTACGGTGATGTCGTAAATACCTGTTGTCGTATTCGCCGCACCTGTTACGTTCACGCCGTTTTTACCGATAAAGTTTACGGTATTGGCATTACGTACCGCCGCAGAATAGTTGTTACCGTCCGTTCTTACCACCCAGCCGTAGTCTTTCAAATCGCCCACGGTTACGACCGCACTTGGATCCGTCGCATTGGTTAAGTCGATAAATTTATTTTGGTTATCGCCTGTGTTGCTGTCTGATGTGGTTGGAATCGTAATGTTATTCAACGCCGTGCTGACATTGGTGATCTTATCGCCGCCGACATCTAAACCTTTATCCGTTGAGCTGATATTGGTTGTCGGTGCTGTCGGATCAGACACGTTACCCACTGTCAATGTTGTGGTGTTCACGTGGTTGAATGTGACGTTTTCAGCGGTTGCAAAGGCAATTCTGCCGCCGGTTTGGTTCACCACCAAGTTTTTACCTGCTACAAACTCCAGCGTATCACCAGCTTTCACTTGGGTTGTGCCGTTAGTTGCCGTTACCGCTTCATCCGTGTTGGTCGCGTTTACGGTGTGGAACACGTTATTAATGGTGTTCGCTACATCGGTTACCGTTGCAATCGTGCCGTTAGTCACGTTCGATTCCGCTTTACCTGTCGTGGTATTCGCATTCACATCACCGGTTTTCACTGCCACCGTACCGTTGGTCACGTTGGTTGTGCTGTTATCGCCTTTGATGATATTCGAAGTGTTCGCCACTAATTTACCGTCTACCACGCTGATAGTTGCGTTATCAACATTCACGTTGTAGGTAACGTTGCTGACCGTGCCGTTCGCATCTGTCTCAATTACCGCTGTGGTTGCCGTGCCGTTATTAAAGTTCACCGTGTCATACGGTTTCACGAAGTCTTTCGCCGCACCGTTTTCTTGTAAGTTCCAACCTGAATTGAGGATGTCGCCTACGGTCGCTGCGTTAGTGACGTTTAAATTTGTCGGTAAACTTTGTTCTTTGGTTACATCTTTACCTTCGGTGTTGTACACATCTTTATTGTACGTATCCGGTAAGTTGCTATTTAAACCGCTAATCGTACCGTTGGTGATGGTGGTGTTACCTACGGTGATGTTATTTGCCGTGATGTTATTCAGGCTGATATTTTCTGATAAACCGTAAGTGATGTTCGCTCCGTCTTGGTTGATTTCGAGGTTTTTACCCGCTTTATACGTGATGGTATCACCCGCTTTCACTTGAACATCTTTATGACCTTCGGATTTGACTTGGTCATTGTTCTTCGCTGTTGTGATGTTAAATGATGAATTATTCACCAAGTTCGCCACTTCCGTTGCGTTCAAGAAGGAATCACCGTTAGTCACTGAAACCGTACCGTTCGGGTTCACCGTGCCGTTTGTGGTGTTAACATCAAAGGCAACGTTTAACGTACCATTGTTGATGGTCACATTCGGGGTTGTTCCCGTACCGTTTACGTAGTTGACGTTGTTTACCGTGCTTTGGTTTGCAGGTTCGCCGTTCGTGCCGTTAGTCACGGTTTGGTTGTTCACGGTGTAATTCACTTCTTTACCGGTTACGGTGATGTCGTAAATACCTGTTGTCGTATTCGCCGCACCTGTTACGTTCACGCCGTTTTTACCGATAAAGTTTACGGTATTGGCATTACGTACCGCCGCAGAATAGTTGTTACCGTCCGTTCTTACCACCCAGCCGTAGTCTTTCAAATCGCCCACGGTTACGACCGCACTTGGATCCGTCGCATTGGTTAAGTCGATAAATTTATTTTGGTTATCGCCTGTGTTGCTGTCTGATGTGGTTGGAATCGTAATGTTATTCAACGCCGTGCTGACATTGGTGATCTTATCGCCGCCGACATCTAAACCTTTATCCGTTGAGCTGATATTGGTTGTCGGTGCTGTCGGATCAGACACGTTACCCACTGTCAACGTCGTGGTGTTCACGTGGTTGAATGTGACGTTTTCAGCGGTTGCAAAGGCAATTCTGCCGCCGGTTTGGTTCACCACCAAGTTCTTACCTGCTACAAACTCCAGCGTATCACCGGCTTTCACTTGGGTTGTGCCGTTAGTTGCCGTTACCGCTTCATCCGTGTTGGTCGCGTTTACGGTGTGGAACGCACTATTGATCGCATTGGTCACGGTGGAAGCATTTACTAAGTTGCTGCCATTGCCGCCGTCAACCACTTTGATCGTACCGTTGTCATTGGTTGTAAGGTTAGTTACGTTTGCTTTCACCTCACCGGTTGCCGGATCTGTTGTGATCGTACTGTTATCCACTTTCACGTTCACTTCCACTTTGGAAACGTTGCCGTTAGTGGTATTAATTTTCACTTCCGTACCCGTCCCGTTGACAAAGTTCACGGTGTCATAGGCTGCAACAAAGTCTTTTGCCGTGCCGTTTTCTTGTAAGTTCCAACCTGCGTTTAATACGTCATTCACCGTTGCCGCATTGGTGCCGTTTACGGTGGTCGGTGCGGTTTGCGAATCCACATTGTTGTTGCTGTTGGTTGCAACATTGTTGGTCGGTGGAAGTTCGTTATTCAACCCACTGATTGTGCCGTTGGTGATCGTTGTGTTACCTACGGTAATATTATTTGCCGTAATGTTATTCAGGCTGATATTTTCTGATAAACCATAAGCAATGGTTTTACCGTTTTGGTTGATATTGAGATTTTTACCCGCTTTATAAGTGAGCGTATCACCGGCTTTAACCTGAGTACCTGTAGCGTTCGCTACATCTGCTACTTGCTCATTATCACTGCTTGTATTCACTGTGTGGAACACGTCATTGATCGCATTCGTTACGGTAGTGGCATTGACAAGTTTATCGCCCTCTGTTGGTTCTTTTACTTTACCATCTGTGTCAACAGTTAAACTGGTATTTGCCACGTTAGCCGCAGCACTTCCACCGATTGCACTAATATTGTAGGTAATACTACCGTCTGCTTGCTTTTCCTCAACCACGCTTACATTTTTACCGGCTGTCACCTTGTTAGTTTTCGCAGAAATAGTGAAATTATTGCCCGCTTGTGCAATATCCACATTGTCGCCGGCAATGTAGGTTACGGTTTCACCCGGGTTGATTAGCTCTTTGCTTGTCCCTTTGGAGTTGGTGCCAGTGCCTGATTTGCCCGAAGTCGCATACCAACCTGAGTTGTTGATGGCATCAGCTACGTTAGCGGCTGAAAGGAACGTGTTGCTTGTGGTCGTAAGAGCTCCAGCACCCGAGATATTAGCAGAAACACCAACTCGTCCATTTGTAACATTTTGATTCGCTTGATTTACTGAGAAGACAATGCCCGGGTCACCGTCATAATCGCCTGAACGATCAATATTGATTCCTTGTCCGGCAAAAAGATTAAGTTGTTTATTTAGTACCGTACCTGTTGGTGCTTTATTGGTCGCCGAACCACCACCCAAAGCATCTGTACGATATTTAAATGTCGTTGTCGATGGCTTTGCCGAAATCGTAATATTGTTTCCACTTTGAACAATATTCGTGTTATCTCCAGCAATAAGCTTCACCGTTTCACCAAAATTGATAAATTCATCCGTTGTGCCGGTGGCAGTTCCCGAGCCACTTTGACCTGTGGTTAAATTCCAGCCTGATTTCGCCATTACCATATAAAGCTGTGAGCCGTTAATCGCATCTGTCGAGTTAGCTGAAATATTACCCGCCGCCACGTTGTGGATTTGACGATAAGGCACGGCATTGTTTCCCGTTTCTCCCGATCCAACAGAAACGACATGATTAAGACCATTCGCAGGAAGCACACCGGCAAAACCATCATAGGTAATGCCTGAAACAGTGGCTTGGCTTTCTATTGTTCCGTTTCGTGTTTTCGAGAAAGAACCCAATGCGACAGAATCCCTAAGGCTAGCGACTGCCGTTGTCCCTAATGCGGTCGCATTATTTGCCTCACTTGTAGTATGTGCTCTCGTCCCAAGTGCAACAGAAAATCCTGCTTCGGCATTCGTAAATCCACCAATCGCAATCGCACGATTTTTGGTTGCGTTTGCTTGAGCCCCTGTGGCAATGGTGTATTTATCTAATGCTTGTGATAACACACCATTAGCAACGCTGCCTTCACCCATTGCTTTCGCTGAATCCCCCATTGCTAAGGCGTTTGCACCACCCGCTTCCGAATACGCTCCAATTGCGACCGCATTTGCAATTGTCGAACAGGTTGCATTCATACCATAGGCTTTAGCTTTCTGTCCAATCGCAACCGAGTTGGTGGTATTTGCCATCGCATCAAAACCGAGTACGGTTGTGTGCGTGCCGATAGAACGTGCGTTATGACCAAATGCAAGGGAACGTTCGCCCGTTGCATTTGCGCCAGCCCCTAATGCACTTGCAAATGTGCCACTTGCTTGTGCATTTTGACCTACCGCTGTTGTTCCCGCGGTTAATGCTTTAGCCGTTACCCCTACCGCAACAGATTGGCTACCTTCTGCTTTTGCTAGATGACCGATTGCAACTGTTTCTGTACCCGTTGCATTTGATTGATGGCCTGCAGCAAAGGACATCGATCCCGATGCATTTGCCGCTTGTCCAATAGACGCTGCAAATTCATCGGTTGCTTTCGCATCGTGTCCCAGAGCAACAGAACTTTTACCTGTTGCTTGGGTATTTGTCCCCACAGCAATCGAGTTAGAACCATCTGCTTTCGCCGGATAACCACCATCAGCACCCGCAGCAAGGTTAGCCCCTTCAGTCGCCCATCGACCACTGCCTGATGTTGCTGCAGCAAATGCCTCACCACCGATAACGGTTCCTCCCGCTGTTGCGATTGAAATTGCAATCGTTGAAAGCACAGGGAGTTTTGAAGTTTTTGATCTTGTCTTACCCTTTGCTCTATTTAACTCAGAAACCGCCACCCAAGTTTGCGTAGCGTGATTCCAAATGACCTTGAATATTTTATTCATTAGTTTTTTTTCCTTAGTTTGTTTGCTACTTATAAAAGCACACAGCCATTTATCCGAACTTTATGTTGATACATATTTCAGATAAGGCTTTTTTATTGTATTAAAATCGACAAGCTTTGAACATCGTCTCTTCCCGACTTTTTTGTCAAGGTATGTAAATTTGTCAGTAGTATGTCATTTTTGAGAACGTGTTTACGGCTGTTGCACAAAGTGTTATTGGGGCTGGTATCTACGTGTGGTTAAAATGTTTTTATGTAAGATTTTGAAGTGGTGTGCAACAAGTTGCACACCCTACTTTTCTTCTTATGAAATTGGGCGTATGCAATACGCCCCTACAGTCCATTTTATATTTTTTAACCTTGATTAAACCATTCTGCGGATTATGTATATTCTTTGGGGAATTTTTCCGTTCGTGCTATGCTAGGCAAAATTTTTCAAATGATGTCTTTTTTATGCAACAAAATTATTTAAGTCAGCAACGTTTTGCTGATTTTCCTTTACATCCTACCGTTCTAAAAGCCTTGCGAAGCAAGGGATTTGAATATTGTACGCCTATTCAAGCGCTTTCTTTACCCATCACGTTACAAGGTAAAGATATTGCCGGCCAAGCCCAAACCGGCACGGGTAAAACTATGGCGTTTTTGACGGCGACTTTTCATCATTTACTCACTCATAAACCCGAAAATGTCAATCACAAACAACCACGAGCTTTAATTCTCGCCCCAACCCGTGAACTTGCGGTGCAAATTAGCAATGATTCGGAACTGATGGCAAAAACAAGCGGATTAAAAACCGCACTTGCTTACGGTGGGGACGGTTATGACAAACAATTACAAGCGATTGAACGTGGTGTCGATATTTTAATCGGTACGACCGGACGGGTGATTGATTATGTAAAACAAGGGGTGATTCGTTTAGAGCAAATTCAAGTGGTAGTGTTAGACGAGGCGGATCGTATGTTCGATCTCGGCTTCATTCGTGATATTCGTTATTTATTACGCAAATGCCCAGCACCACAAGCACGCTTAACCATGCTTTTTTCCGCCACTTTGTCTTACAAAGTGCGTGAACTCGCCTTTGAAGATATGAATAATCCCGAATATATTGAAATTGAACCGGAACAAAAAACCGGGCATCGAATTAAGGAAGAATTATTTTATCCTTCCAACCAAGACAAAATGGCGCTTTTACTCACCTTAATAGAAGAGGAATGGCCGGAACGCTGCATTGTGTTTGCCAATACAAAACATCGTTGCGAAGAAATTTGGGGTTATTTAGCCGCAGACGGGCATCGTGTCGGTTTACTCACAGGCGATGTCGCACAAAAAAAACGCCTCTCTTTGTTAAAACAATTTACTGACGGCAATTTAGATATTTTAGTGGCAACGGACGTTGCAGCCCGTGGTTTGCATATTTCGGATGTGACTCACGTGTTTAACTATGATTTGCCGGATGATCGTGAAGATTACGTTCACCGTATCGGGCGTACGGGACGAGCCGGTGAAAGCGGCGTCTCAATCAGTTTTGCTTGCGAAGAATATGCGATGAATTTGCCGGCTATTGAAGAATATATTGATCATTCCATTCCTGTTAGCCAATATGATCCGACATCTTTATTAGATTTGCCAAAACCGCTACGCTTAAAATCACGCTCCAATAATTCCCGACCAATGATGAGAAATCGTTCTTCTTATCGAAGATAAAAATAAAAACGGTTGATTACTCAATAATGATCAACCGTTTCTCTATTATGTTTTCCTAATCTTTCAATGATTATTCAAAAGAATCTTTCAAACGTTCGTCAGCACGGCGGGCTTCGCCTTTATGTTGTAATTTATTAAGCTGACGCTCCAATTTTTCTTCCACTTCATTAATAGCTTTGTACATATCATCGCTTGTGGCACTGGCAAGCAGGTTGCCAAGCGGTGTGCCTATAGATGCCTCGACAGTAAAACCATTCGGTACTTTATTAAGTACAAAATGCGGACTAATCAACTGTGTATGCCATTTTTCTAATTTTGCTAAACGGCTTTCCACATGCTCACGAATTGCAGGCGTGATTTCCATTTGTTTACTGGTAATATTTAATGTCATAGCATTTACCTCTTCGTGTTGTTGGAACCTTTCGGCTCGGTTTGATTTAATATCAAAATAGTCTTACCTAGGGGCTTTTTCAAGTCATTTTTTAGTAAATTTTTAAAAATATGATCTAGCTCTAATTTCTGAACATTGGCGATTTTCTTTTTAAGAAAAGTTGTTATGATGACAAATTGAAACAAAAAAGGGGGCGTACAGCCTCCTTTCCTTTGTGGTCGTATTCAAAATTAAACCAATTCATCTTGATCGCGATGATTGATTTTTAAACGGGAGAAATAGTCTTTTGTTTCTTCAATAACGACTTTACGCAATCCGATTAAAGCAATCAAGTTCGGGAATGCCATTAAACCGTTCACAATATCCGCAAGAATCCAGATTAAATCCAGTTTTAAGAATGCTCCAATTCCCACTAATACAATAAAAACCAAACGATATAGGCGAATACCACGTGTGCCGACTAAATAAACAAAGCAACGTTCACCGTAGTAGCACCAACCTAAAATGGTGGTAAATGCAAAAAATAATAAGCCGATCGTTACGATAGTCGCCCCTATCGGAGAACCTAAACCTTGCGAAAATGCAGCATTCGTTACCGTTGCACCGGCAAGTGACGGATTACTCCACGCACCGGTAAGCACTAATACGATCCCTGTCATCGTGCATACAATAATCGTGTCTAAAAAAGTCCCCGTCATAGAAATTAATCCCTGGCGAACAGGCTCACGCGTTTGTGCGGCGGCGGCGGCAATCGGTGCGCTTCCCAACCCTGATTCATTAGAGAAAATACCCCGAGCCACACCCGATTGAATTGCTTTCATCACGGTAAAACCTAATGCGCCGCCTAAAGCCGATTGCGGATTAAATGCGCTATGGATAATCAGCCAAACCGCATTCGGTACTTTTTCCCAATTGAGTAAAATAATAATGATAGAAACCAGAACATAAGAAATCGCCATAAAAGGAACAATAATAGAGGAAGCTGTCGCAATGCGTTTTACCCCGCCCAAAATAATCATTGCTACCAATAGGGTTACGATAATAGCCGTAATAATCACCGGAATATGAAAGGTATCTTCCATTGCGTGCGTAATCGCATTCACCTGTGGAAAGGTACCGATACCGAAAAATGCCACCAACACACCAAATACGGCAAACATTTTTGCCAACCATTTAATGCCTAAACCCTGTTCAATATAATACATCGGCCCACCGGACATAAACCCACGGCGATCTCTCACACGATATTTCACCGCAAGTAAGCATTCGGCGTATTTGGTTGCCATACCAAGCAAAGCAACCAACCACATCCAAAAAATCGCCCCCGGTCCGCCGGCTTGAACAGCCGTTGCTACACCAACGATATTGCCCGTTCCAATCGTTGCCGCCAATGCTGTGCAAAGTGCGGCAAAGGAAGAAACATCTCCTTTCCCACCACGATCTTTCCTAAATAAATAACCGAGTGCACGTGGCAGGTAACGAATTTGAATAAAACCTAAACGCAAAGTGAGATAAAGCCCCGTACCGGATAACAAA
It encodes the following:
- the rhlB gene encoding ATP-dependent RNA helicase RhlB, with amino-acid sequence MQQNYLSQQRFADFPLHPTVLKALRSKGFEYCTPIQALSLPITLQGKDIAGQAQTGTGKTMAFLTATFHHLLTHKPENVNHKQPRALILAPTRELAVQISNDSELMAKTSGLKTALAYGGDGYDKQLQAIERGVDILIGTTGRVIDYVKQGVIRLEQIQVVVLDEADRMFDLGFIRDIRYLLRKCPAPQARLTMLFSATLSYKVRELAFEDMNNPEYIEIEPEQKTGHRIKEELFYPSNQDKMALLLTLIEEEWPERCIVFANTKHRCEEIWGYLAADGHRVGLLTGDVAQKKRLSLLKQFTDGNLDILVATDVAARGLHISDVTHVFNYDLPDDREDYVHRIGRTGRAGESGVSISFACEEYAMNLPAIEEYIDHSIPVSQYDPTSLLDLPKPLRLKSRSNNSRPMMRNRSSYRR
- the raiA gene encoding ribosome-associated translation inhibitor RaiA, with the protein product MTLNITSKQMEITPAIREHVESRLAKLEKWHTQLISPHFVLNKVPNGFTVEASIGTPLGNLLASATSDDMYKAINEVEEKLERQLNKLQHKGEARRADERLKDSFE
- a CDS encoding sodium:alanine symporter family protein, producing MSLETILSAIDNFIWGPPLLILLSGTGLYLTLRLGFIQIRYLPRALGYLFRKDRGGKGDVSSFAALCTALAATIGTGNIVGVATAVQAGGPGAIFWMWLVALLGMATKYAECLLAVKYRVRDRRGFMSGGPMYYIEQGLGIKWLAKMFAVFGVLVAFFGIGTFPQVNAITHAMEDTFHIPVIITAIIVTLLVAMIILGGVKRIATASSIIVPFMAISYVLVSIIIILLNWEKVPNAVWLIIHSAFNPQSALGGALGFTVMKAIQSGVARGIFSNESGLGSAPIAAAAAQTREPVRQGLISMTGTFLDTIIVCTMTGIVLVLTGAWSNPSLAGATVTNAAFSQGLGSPIGATIVTIGLLFFAFTTILGWCYYGERCFVYLVGTRGIRLYRLVFIVLVGIGAFLKLDLIWILADIVNGLMAFPNLIALIGLRKVVIEETKDYFSRLKINHRDQDELV